One window of the Nitrospira sp. genome contains the following:
- the arfB gene encoding alternative ribosome rescue aminoacyl-tRNA hydrolase ArfB, which yields MLHISSHVIIPDSEIQLHAMRSQGAGGQNVNKVSTAIHLQFDIKASSLPPFYKQELLKLKDHRVSQDGVITIKAQQHRTQERNREDALERLCLLIKSVAVPRKTRRATKPTKGSQTRRIESKKKQGRLKALRSTIE from the coding sequence ATGCTGCACATTTCCTCACACGTCATTATCCCTGATTCAGAAATTCAGCTTCACGCGATGCGTTCGCAAGGAGCCGGCGGACAGAACGTCAATAAGGTCTCGACCGCGATCCATCTCCAGTTTGATATCAAGGCGTCTTCCCTGCCTCCGTTTTACAAGCAGGAATTGTTGAAGCTCAAAGACCACCGTGTGTCGCAGGATGGGGTTATTACGATCAAAGCTCAGCAGCATCGGACGCAGGAACGGAATCGGGAGGATGCGCTGGAACGGCTCTGCCTCTTGATCAAGAGCGTGGCCGTCCCTCGCAAGACGCGACGAGCCACAAAACCGACAAAGGGTTCTCAGACCAGGCGGATCGAAAGTAAAAAGAAGCAGGGACGGCTGAAGGCACTGAGAAGCACGATTGAGTAA
- the gcvP gene encoding aminomethyl-transferring glycine dehydrogenase has translation MPQPDFLQPTDLFPQRHIGPSEDDIRDMLAVAGMPSLEHLCDVTVPQDIQLRKPLNLPSQRGEQAVLGELKQMAAKNRVYRSLIGTGYYHCITPGVIQRNILENPGWYTQYTPYQAEIAQGRLEALVNFQTMVGDLTGLPLANASLLDEATAAAEAMAMCLAITRSRGEERTEFFVSQDCHPQTLAVLQTRAEPLGITIRSGPNASIKCTDKTLCGLLLQYPGSDGYVGDVSGLVAQAHEAGILVVVATDLLALTLLRAPGEFGADIAVGSSQRFGVPMGFGGPHAAFLTTKEEFKRQMPGRIVGVSKDATGNTAYRLSLQTREQHIRREKATSNICTAQVLLAVMAGMYAVYHGPDGLRRIAQRVHGLTLMLAEGLRRLGFDVGPELFFDTLRVRAPKNQADLIRVRATERYINLRTHEDGSLGLSLDETSTEHEVGTLLELFVGHDRLPFQVIDLASAVETGYPNPLARTSSYLTHEIFNRYHSEHEMLRYLHRLQGKDLSLTHSMIPLGSCTMKLNATAEMLPVTWPEFAHLHPFAPVEQTQGYQELFRQLESWLAEITGFAAISLQPNAGSQGEYAGLMVIRAYHRGQGAPHRDVCLIPVSAHGTNPASAAMAGMTVVVVACDKQGNVDLADLEAKAVQYRDRLSALMLTYPSTHGVFEADVRRICQIVHTHGGQVYMDGANMNAQVGLCRPGDIGADVCHLNLHKTFCIPHGGGGPGMGPIGVARHLAPYLPGHPVTGQGSRESIGPVSAAPHGSASILPISWVYIALMGQDGLKKATQVAILNANYMAKRLEKHYSIVYTGTTGHVAHEFILDLRPFKETSGVEAMDVAKRLMDYGFHAPTVSFPVAGTLMIEPTESEGKAELDRFCDAMIAIRAEIQDITDGRQPRTNNVLKNAPHTATTVTATDWNRPYTREQAAFPTPTVRANKFWPAVSRIDEAYGDRHLICTCPPMDSYQP, from the coding sequence ATGCCTCAACCTGATTTTCTGCAACCGACCGATCTCTTCCCGCAGCGCCATATCGGCCCGTCGGAAGACGACATCCGCGACATGCTGGCCGTAGCCGGCATGCCCTCGCTGGAACATCTCTGCGATGTCACGGTCCCCCAGGACATCCAGCTGAGAAAGCCGCTGAACTTGCCGTCGCAGCGAGGGGAGCAGGCCGTGCTGGGCGAGCTGAAACAGATGGCCGCCAAAAATCGTGTCTACCGTTCGCTCATCGGCACGGGCTATTACCATTGCATCACGCCCGGCGTGATCCAGCGGAATATTCTGGAAAACCCCGGCTGGTACACCCAATACACGCCCTATCAGGCCGAAATCGCCCAAGGCCGCCTCGAAGCGCTGGTGAATTTTCAAACGATGGTCGGAGATCTGACCGGGTTGCCCCTGGCCAATGCCTCCTTGCTGGACGAGGCGACTGCCGCCGCAGAAGCCATGGCCATGTGCTTGGCTATCACTCGCTCCCGGGGAGAGGAGCGGACCGAATTCTTTGTCTCGCAGGATTGCCATCCGCAGACCCTCGCGGTGCTCCAAACCCGCGCTGAACCCCTAGGGATCACCATTCGCTCAGGCCCCAATGCCTCGATCAAGTGCACGGATAAAACCTTATGCGGATTGTTGCTCCAATACCCGGGGAGTGACGGCTACGTCGGTGACGTCAGCGGCCTGGTCGCTCAAGCCCATGAGGCGGGAATACTCGTGGTCGTCGCCACAGACCTACTGGCCTTGACACTCTTGCGTGCACCGGGAGAGTTCGGCGCCGACATCGCCGTGGGCTCCAGCCAGCGGTTCGGTGTTCCTATGGGATTCGGCGGACCACATGCCGCGTTCTTAACCACCAAGGAAGAATTCAAGCGCCAGATGCCCGGCCGCATCGTCGGGGTCTCGAAAGATGCGACTGGCAATACGGCCTACCGGTTATCCCTCCAAACACGCGAACAACATATCCGGCGGGAAAAGGCCACGAGCAACATTTGTACGGCCCAGGTGCTCTTGGCCGTCATGGCCGGCATGTACGCGGTGTATCACGGCCCCGACGGTCTGCGCCGCATCGCGCAGCGCGTGCACGGATTGACACTGATGCTCGCCGAGGGCTTGCGCCGTCTCGGCTTCGACGTAGGTCCGGAATTGTTCTTCGATACGTTGCGCGTCCGCGCGCCCAAGAACCAGGCCGATCTGATCCGCGTCAGAGCGACTGAACGGTACATCAATCTCCGGACCCATGAAGACGGATCCCTCGGGCTCTCACTCGATGAAACCAGCACCGAGCACGAAGTCGGAACGCTCTTGGAACTCTTCGTCGGCCATGACCGCCTGCCCTTCCAGGTCATCGACCTCGCCAGCGCGGTTGAGACCGGCTATCCCAATCCATTGGCACGGACTAGTTCCTATCTCACACATGAGATTTTCAATCGCTATCATTCCGAGCATGAGATGTTGCGCTACTTGCATCGGCTTCAGGGGAAGGATCTGTCGCTCACGCATTCGATGATTCCGTTGGGCTCCTGCACCATGAAGCTGAACGCAACAGCGGAAATGCTCCCCGTCACCTGGCCTGAATTTGCCCATCTCCATCCTTTCGCGCCGGTAGAACAGACGCAGGGGTACCAGGAATTGTTCCGGCAGCTGGAGTCCTGGCTGGCGGAGATTACGGGATTTGCCGCCATCTCGCTCCAGCCCAACGCCGGCTCCCAGGGTGAATATGCGGGACTGATGGTGATTCGTGCGTACCACCGGGGACAGGGTGCGCCCCATCGGGATGTGTGCCTCATTCCTGTGTCGGCCCACGGCACCAACCCCGCGAGTGCGGCGATGGCCGGGATGACGGTGGTCGTCGTGGCCTGCGACAAACAGGGAAATGTGGATCTCGCCGACCTGGAAGCGAAAGCCGTGCAGTACCGCGACCGGTTGTCGGCCTTGATGCTGACCTACCCCTCAACGCATGGGGTCTTCGAAGCGGACGTGCGGCGGATCTGCCAGATCGTCCATACTCATGGCGGGCAAGTCTACATGGACGGGGCCAACATGAACGCACAAGTGGGACTCTGTCGGCCCGGCGACATCGGCGCCGACGTCTGCCATCTGAATTTGCACAAAACGTTTTGCATCCCGCACGGCGGCGGCGGCCCTGGCATGGGGCCCATAGGCGTCGCCAGGCATCTCGCGCCCTACCTCCCGGGGCACCCGGTGACGGGGCAGGGAAGCCGCGAGTCGATCGGTCCCGTGTCCGCAGCCCCGCACGGAAGCGCAAGCATTCTGCCCATCTCCTGGGTCTACATCGCCCTCATGGGCCAGGACGGTCTCAAGAAGGCCACGCAAGTCGCCATCCTCAATGCCAACTACATGGCCAAGCGGCTGGAGAAGCACTACTCCATCGTCTATACGGGAACGACGGGACATGTCGCGCACGAATTCATCCTCGATCTGCGCCCCTTTAAAGAAACCTCCGGCGTCGAAGCCATGGACGTCGCCAAGCGCCTCATGGATTACGGCTTCCATGCACCGACCGTATCGTTCCCGGTCGCCGGCACCTTGATGATTGAACCGACGGAGAGCGAAGGGAAAGCGGAATTGGACCGGTTCTGTGACGCGATGATCGCGATTCGTGCGGAGATCCAAGACATCACCGACGGGCGTCAACCCCGTACCAATAATGTGCTCAAGAATGCACCGCACACGGCAACCACCGTCACAGCCACGGACTGGAATCGTCCCTATACGAGAGAGCAAGCGGCATTCCCAACTCCAACTGTCAGAGCCAACAAATTCTGGCCGGCAGTCAGCCGCATCGATGAAGCCTACGGGGATCGCCATTTGATCTGCACCTGTCCTCCGATGGACAGCTACCAACCTTGA